A single Ptiloglossa arizonensis isolate GNS036 chromosome 2, iyPtiAriz1_principal, whole genome shotgun sequence DNA region contains:
- the Nup54 gene encoding nuclear pore complex protein Nup54, which produces MSFGTAFGAATSTPAPAFSFGATASTAATPVKPGFGTPSFGYSTPATSAPSLFGSSSTPGTGGFGTATGFGTPAATGFGSTSTTSFGATPAFGTTPTSGFGSTSAFGTTPASTGIGFGTTSTFGSTPAPTTGFGGFGTTTTTSSLGFGGFSGFGNTTTTSAPSFFGGFGTTSTPSISFGTSTGFGGFGTKPTTTTTTTGFGGFGTGFSGFGTGLTQPQQSQQFQQQQQLQQQTVYTISEALYNAVFNCQLYNDERDNIIARWNLLQSLWGTGKTYYSMNAPAIDLTQENPLCRFKAIGYSRMPEADNNDGLVVLCFNKKKKDIKEGEAQLIGFMNNILGNKPNLALTVDNMKAVGEEKSQVTIFVTEKGITGAPRKIPANELVAYLSQPMQKQQLVQNGVEDILPLVKLDPAQLKEYLDNPPCSIDPRLWKQAQLDNPNPELYIPVPMIGFQQVKHRLKCQEEETTRHRNFLDMAAEEIQKLQRQHTAIQARLKEHRRTLLELQHRVLQVLVRQEITRKVGLSLQPEEEVLTRRFEAMHSQISAPTQFKGRISEMLSQLRMRSHIDTQNQERYAMDPIAQDDIKAYLTMEQQGMAQLISTINADLESLKIIKEGMSDLLLSHNIS; this is translated from the exons ATGTCATTTGGCACGGCATTCGGAGCGGCAACTTCGACGCCCGCTCCTGCCTTTAGTTTTGGTGCCACGGCATCCACTGCTGCGACACCAGTGAAACCAG GATTCGGAACACCATCCTTTGGATATAGTACGCCGGCAACTTCGGCTCCGAGTCTCTTTGGTTCTTCTTCGACCCCCGGAACTGGGGGATTTGGTACTGCTACTGGGTTTGGAACACCGGCTGCTACCGGTTTTGGTAGTACGTCGACAACTAGTTTCGGTGCTACACCTGCATTCGGTACCACTCCTACCAGTGGATTTGGATCTACTTCGGCCTTTGGTACCACACCTGCTTCGACCGGTATTGGATTTGGTACAACTTCAACTTTTGGCAGCACACCGGCTCCTACGACAGGTTTCGGTGGATTCGGAACCACCACGACAACATCTTCGTTaggttttggtggtttcagtgGATTTGGAAACACAACAACTACATCGGCACCCTCCTTTTTTGGGGGATTTGGCACTACGAGTACACCTTCTATCAGTTTTGGTACATCTACGGGCTTTGGTGGATTTGGAACGAAACCGACAACCACAACTACGACTACTGGTTTTGGTGGTTTTG GTACAGGATTTTCCGGCTTTGGAACTGGTTTAACGCAACCTCAACAGTCGCAACAGtttcaacaacaacagcaactacAGCAACAAACTGTTTATACTATATCGGAAGCATTGTATAATGCAGTTTTCAATTGTCAATTGTACAACGATGAACGCGATAATATCATTGCTAGATGGAATCTTCTTCAATCTTTGTGGGGCACAGGAAAAACTTACTATTCCATGAACGCACCGGCTATTGATCTTACTCAAGAAAACCCACTATGTAGATTCAAGGCCATCGGTTATAGTCGTATGCCCGAGGCCGACAACAACGACGGACTAGTTGTACTCTGTtttaataagaagaagaaggatatCAAAGAGGGTGAAGCGCAATTAATCGGCTTTATGAATAATATTCTAGGAAATAAACCCAATTTAGCATTAACGGTAGACAATATGAAAGCAGTCGGAGAGGAGAAGAGTCAAGTGACCATTTTTGTCACCGAAAAAGGAATCACAGGAGCTCCAAGAAAAATTCCTGCCAACGAGTTGGTCGCGTACTTGTCGCAACCGATGCAGAAGCAACAATTAGTGCAAAATGGCGTGGAAGATATATTACCTTTAGTAAAATTAGATCCTGCTCAGCTCAAAGAATATTTAGACAATCCGCCCTGTTCCATCGACCCTAGATTATGGAAACAGGCTCAGTTGGATAATCCTAATCCGGAACTATATATACCAGTGCCGATGATCGGTTTCCAGCAAGTGAAACACAGGCTCAAGTGCCAAGAGGAAGAAACAACCAGGCATAGAAATTTCCTGGATATGGCGGCAGAGGAAATACAGAAATTGCAAAGACAACACACGGCGATACAAGCTAGACTTAAAGAGCATAGAAGAACCTTGCTAGAACTTCAACATCGGGTATTGCAA GTATTGGTGCGTCAGGAAATTACGCGAAAAGTTGGATTGTCTTTGCAGCCGGAGGAAGAAGTTTTGACGCGTCGATTCGAAGCTATGCATTCGCAGATTAGCGCACCGACTCAATTCAAAGGTAGAATTAGCGAAATGCTTTCTCAGTTGAGAATGAGAAGTCACATAGACACGCAAAACCAAGAGAGATACGCGATGGACCCTATAGCGCAGGACGATATAAAAGCG TACCTCACGATGGAGCAACAGGGAATGGCACAACTTATATCGACGATAAACGCTGATCTAGAAAGTTTGAAAATCATTAAAGAGGGCATGTCGGACCTTTTATTGAGTCACAATATATCGTGA
- the LOC143143894 gene encoding uncharacterized protein LOC143143894 → MIVYVPGRMPSHVGPYGAARYPGTLLGAVPGFYSPISGYSISPNSSYCGNLSLRQQPTLDLPVWPRRMPVEEELGGTSPSSALPGLAVTPGGLANGGPPSPAHSDSDASSSSLELGSIRRGENAQLKCRWQNCGRWFTSLEQLAGHVARLHAAPGPRGLFYCGWEGCARGERGFNARYKMLVHVRTHTNEKPHHCFQCDKSFSRAENLKIHARSHTGERPYVCPVEGCNKAYSNSSDRFKHTRTHAVDKPYCCKVPGCPKRYTDPSSLRKHVKTYRHYVNNNDKVQEKSFDENNSQEKARFDAIVSPEKQSSSTHSESDKKDSSIESSVSGSSPKISYSFEEQRSFVEWNNMYNLQEQRKEQDQIMPRKPFEQDVKIHPRIYDENYIMADKIRANPMYVSNNAMIGESQPVGSPRTSPRHVPDALPARIGMQSTPIKTEESIEQPSKVCTVDYRNIESIVNSTPCKKENNALVCEPVRNSVIKRADDLKMEVEQTPIKEDVCNDTTDCCCRRKCCVHSNDNILEKTKILSDLILKAQNPLFRHLLGSVDLQYGLQNVWSNIVDTNNTCGQDLRVKNENVVEMEQDLPLDLTVNK, encoded by the exons ATGATCGTTTACGTTCCGGGTAGAATGCCAAGCCACGTTGGTCCGTACGGCGCCGCTCGTTACCCGGGCACCCTGCTAGGAGCGGTCCCGGGTTTTTACAGCCCGATTTCCGGTTATTCGATCAGCCCGAACTCCAGCTACTGCGGGAACCTCAGCCTGCGTCAGCAGCCGACGCTGGACCTTCCGGTTTGGCCGCGAAGGATGCCGGTCGAGGAGGAACTGGGAGGAACATCTCCGTCGAGCGCGTTGCCTGGACTGGCCGTCACCCCGGGTGGCCTGGCGAACGGTGGTCCGCCGAGTCCTGCGCACAGCGATTCTGACGCCTCCAGCTCCAGCTTGGAACTCGGGTCCATTCGCCGTGGAGAGAACGCCCAACTCAAGTGCAG ATGGCAAAATTGTGGCCGATGGTTCACGTCCTTGGAACAACTGGCGGGACACGTCGCGCGACTTCACGCTGCGCCGGGACCACGAGGATTGTTTTATTGCGGCTGGGAAGGATGCGCGAGAGGTGAACGTGGATTCAATGCTAG ATACAAGATGCTGGTCCACGTCCGAACGCACACGAACGAGAAACCGCATCACTGTTTCCAATGCGACAAGAGTTTCAGCCGAGCGGAGAATCTGAAGATACACGCTCGTTCTCACACTGGCGAACGACCGTACGTTTGTCCCGTGGAGGGCTGCAACAAGGCTTACTCGAATTCCTCGGACAGGTTCAAGCATACCAGGACACACGCCGTGGACAAGCCGTATTGTTGCAAGGTTCCGGGCTGCCCGAAGAGGTACACCGATCCCTCGTCCCTGCGCAAACACGTGAAAACGTACAGACACTACGTAAACAACAACGACAAGGTCCAAGAGAAGAGTTTCGACGAGAACAATTCCCAGGAGAAGGCGAGGTTCGACGCAATCGTCTCGCCGGAGAAGCAGAGCAGCAGTACTCACTCCGAGTCGGACAAGAAGGACAGCAGCATCGAGAGCAGCGTATCGGGATCGAGCCCCAAAATCAGCTACAGCTTCGAGGAGCAGAGGAGCTTCGTCGAGTGGAACAACATGTACAATCTGCAAGAACAACGCAAGGAACAGGATCAGATCATGCCGAGAAAACCGTTCGAGCAGGACGTCAAGATTCATCCGAGAATCTACGACGAGAACTACATTATGGCGGACAAGATTCGAGCGAATCCCATGTACGTCTCCAACAACGCGATGATCGGCGAGAGCCAGCCGGTCGGATCGCCTCGGACCAGTCCTCGTCACGTTCCGGACGCTTTGCCGGCCCGCATCGGGATGCAGTCGACGCCCATCAAGACCGAGGAATCCATCGAGCAACCGAGCAAAGTGTGCACGGTCGATTACAGGAACATCGAGTCGATCGTCAACAGCACGCCCTGCAAAAAGGAGAACAACGCGTTAGTTTGCGAGCCGGTGAGGAATTCTGTGATAAAACGAGCGGACGATCTCAAAATGGAGGTCGAGCAAACACCGATCAAGGAGGACGTGTGCAACGACACCACCGACTGCTGTTGCCGTCGCAAGTGTTGCGTGCACAGCAACGACAACATCTTGGAGAAGACGAAGATCCTTTCGGACCTCATACTCAAGGCGCAGAATCCTCTGTTCAGACACCTGCTCGGTTCGGTGGATTTGCAATACGGGCTGCAGAACGTGTGGAGCAACATCGTGGACACGAACAACACCTGTGGACAAGACCTCCGGGTGAAGAACGAAAACGTCGTCGAGATGGAGCAAGATCTACCTCTGGATCTGACGGTCAATAAGTAA
- the LOC143143589 gene encoding uncharacterized protein LOC143143589, with protein MLHVNRQDQDGNYGQFMRKLLKIATISGRKLVLRQADGPNVSATEFLNEFGTTDLAIGDVTAEVMITTAGKIPNEMYYFDATPQASMAHTETNVNYSESESHSSVLVALLTALILILFMCCITASLVARSKRRRKFFGKAESECEPGCAGMSQPLLNKISDSTNKTSVCSLRD; from the exons ATGTTGCACGTAAATCGACAAGATCAG GATGGCAACTATGGGCAATTCATGCGCAAGTTATTAAAGATTGCCACGATATCTGGCAGAAAACTAGTACTCCGTCAAGCAGATGGACCTAATGTTTCCGCTACAGAATTTCTTAACGAGTTTGGTACTACGGACTTAGCAATTGGG GATGTTACGGCCGAAGTTATGATAACGACAGCAGGTAAAATACCAAACGAAATGTATTATTTCGACGCCACTCCTCAAGCCTCAATGGCGCATACAGAAACAAACGTAAACTATAGCGAATCTGAAAGTCACTCGTCCGTTTTAGTCGCTTTATTAACCGCGCTCATACTCATATTATTTATGTGCTGTATCACGGCGAGTCTCGTAGCTAGATCGAAAAGAAGACGAAAGTTCTTTGGAAAAGCTGAATCCGAATGCGAACCAGGATGCGCCGGTATGAGTCAGCCTCTGCTGAACAAAATTTCAGACTCTACCAATAAAACGAGCGTATGTTCTTTGAGAGATTAG